The genome window TATCGTTACGATTTTATTTAAGAAACAAGAACATACCGTTGATTGTGCAATTGGTCCTTGGATTCATGCATACTGATATACGCTTGATCAACAGTCTTGAGCCGAGGGGAGGATGCCGAAGATCGATGTCTGAACGCACAAAGTTCACAATGCGCGATGTGGCGCGCCTTGCCAACGTTTCGACCTCCACGGTCTCCGCTGTCATCAATGAAACCGTTGCCGTAAGCCCCGAACGCAAGAAGCGCGTTCAGGATGCGATGGCGGCGCTTGATTACCATCCTGACGAGGTTGCACGCAGCCTCAAAACCGGTAGAACAAACGTAATCGGAGTTGTAATTCCAGACATTACAAACGCCTTCTATCCTGAAGTAATCAGCGGAGTAGAAGAGGCAGCCCGGCAGGCAGGATACGGCGTACTTTTCTGCAATTCCAGTGAAGATGCGCACAATGAAGCCAGGCATCTAGCGATGCTTTCCGCAAGGAGAGTCGATGGAGTTATCCTCGCATGCTGCGCAACTCCGAGCGCCTTCGATGCTGTAATCCGACGACGATTTCCAATGGTGTTCGTAGATCGGGTTCCCCCCGGCACCATCGGAAGCACCGTTTCATCCGACAATGTAGACGCTGGTTATGAAGCGACAAAACACCTGATCAAGCTTGGCCATAAACGCATCGCGATGCTTATCGGGACTCTGGATTTATCACCCCACCGTGATCGGCTCGATGGCTTCAGAAAGGCAATGCAGGAGTACCACCTCCCGATAAGGGATGAGTACCTGATAGGCGGCGGCGTTCAAATTGAGGATGGCAGGAAGGCTGGCCTTCAG of Acidicapsa ligni contains these proteins:
- a CDS encoding LacI family DNA-binding transcriptional regulator, translating into MSERTKFTMRDVARLANVSTSTVSAVINETVAVSPERKKRVQDAMAALDYHPDEVARSLKTGRTNVIGVVIPDITNAFYPEVISGVEEAARQAGYGVLFCNSSEDAHNEARHLAMLSARRVDGVILACCATPSAFDAVIRRRFPMVFVDRVPPGTIGSTVSSDNVDAGYEATKHLIKLGHKRIAMLIGTLDLSPHRDRLDGFRKAMQEYHLPIRDEYLIGGGVQIEDGRKAGLQLLACSPCPTAIVVSNNKLLLGLFEAIDKRKIKIPAQLSVVGFDDYVWNRYVTPSLTVIAQPTGEMGRCAFELLHQIINASSNDVITKQIQLKTELHVRNSTAAPAPEPRKK